The Sinomicrobium kalidii genome contains a region encoding:
- a CDS encoding AAA family ATPase has protein sequence MSEQNHTPEENTGENTDQPIENAGLSQTESTTDSNHGPEALKFRSRIDLSALQEAVDQVRSELSKVIVGQKHMIDMLITALLADGHVLIEGVPGVAKTITAKLLARALTVDFSRIQFTPDLMPSDILGTSVFDLKKSEFEFKKGPVFSNMLLIDEINRAPAKTQAALFEVMEERQITMDGHCYVLEAPFMVLATQNPVEQEGTYRLPEAQLDRFLFKIDVEYPSLEEEIEIITREHQLKETTKTEKITAFLTREQVSTYQKLVNEVLVEPHLLKYIAELITNTRSNAFLYLGASPRASIAILKASKAYAAINGRDFVTPEDIKQVAVPVLQHRIIITPEREMEGVTGKQVIQQIIQAVEVPR, from the coding sequence ATGAGTGAACAAAACCATACCCCCGAAGAAAACACAGGGGAAAATACAGATCAGCCTATAGAAAATGCCGGGCTTTCCCAAACGGAAAGTACAACAGACAGCAACCATGGTCCCGAAGCGCTGAAGTTCCGGTCGCGCATAGACCTTTCCGCCTTGCAGGAAGCCGTGGATCAGGTAAGGAGTGAACTCTCCAAGGTCATCGTAGGGCAAAAACACATGATAGACATGCTCATCACGGCATTGCTGGCCGACGGCCACGTACTTATCGAAGGGGTCCCCGGTGTGGCCAAGACCATTACGGCAAAACTGCTGGCCAGGGCCCTTACCGTCGATTTCAGCAGAATACAGTTCACCCCCGACCTGATGCCTTCAGATATCCTGGGTACTTCGGTATTCGACCTGAAAAAATCGGAATTCGAATTCAAGAAAGGACCTGTGTTTTCCAATATGCTGCTGATCGACGAAATAAACCGTGCCCCCGCCAAAACACAGGCAGCATTGTTTGAAGTTATGGAAGAACGGCAGATCACCATGGACGGGCACTGCTATGTACTGGAAGCCCCTTTTATGGTACTGGCCACCCAGAACCCGGTGGAACAGGAAGGTACTTATCGCCTGCCCGAAGCCCAACTGGACCGTTTTCTCTTTAAAATCGATGTGGAATACCCCTCCCTGGAAGAGGAAATAGAGATCATTACCCGGGAACACCAGCTCAAGGAAACCACAAAAACGGAAAAAATAACTGCTTTTCTCACCAGGGAACAAGTGTCCACCTATCAGAAACTGGTCAATGAGGTGTTGGTAGAGCCCCATTTACTCAAGTATATTGCCGAACTCATCACAAATACCCGCAGCAATGCCTTCCTGTATCTGGGGGCCTCCCCGAGGGCTTCCATAGCCATACTGAAAGCCTCGAAAGCCTATGCCGCTATCAACGGGCGTGACTTTGTTACTCCGGAAGATATCAAACAGGTGGCTGTCCCTGTTTTACAACACCGTATCATTATCACACCGGAACGGGAAATGGAAGGCGTTACCGGAAAACAGGTCATCCAGCAGATCATCCAGGCCGTGGAAGTCCCCAGGTGA